Proteins co-encoded in one Kribbella qitaiheensis genomic window:
- a CDS encoding non-ribosomal peptide synthetase, translating into MSGIARVLGADEAAAAVGDAAQAGSVAGVDGAQASSAAGVAERYRDSLAVVLDLTGEQLGLDPYDVTVDHTFAELGADSLSMLRVVEEVGQRFGVELAVSELFDELDTPHKLASAVASRNLPEGEIDPFDLLAPADSPDQAEASYRAAVAESVVVKDSRTALAVLGSGLAELAAKVSAAAAATSEADLPGSGMAALMSQQLRVAGQLVDGVTKLMHEQLALLNETTQPSPSQTTAAESTTAGRQASAKGAATEKDAEAEAARDGAAEAEAARGAAEKDSAAKKAEAARSAARDSAAKAEAARDAAEAEAARGAAKAKQAADLKFWHGVLAGVQPLVLPSDRPRPAASADVATVELGLDASLGDAIFAFSRDRRVSPLMTMLAAVGTVLGRFAAQDDITIGTAALRGAGAQESRALPLRMDLSGEPDLGDLAQRVREITIAAFDHATADLAVLEQDPLFQVLVEFEPGDDDLAPELDLRLRLAHHAGGIRCTADYRSGLFDQATIERLLHYLEAVLRRAITEPRLSLPELMLPIEPDRKLLAEFEGEPPPAEPFGRLRRNAVVAGELSGLHTLFEQQVARTPDAIAVIQGDRELTYAELNRRSNAVAWQLVDLGIKPGQLVAVRVARGAELVVAVLAVLKSGAAYLPLDPGVPESRWSFMINDSGAVALVGDDAALADRLGLRLVPVAAGDADLRAKQAPPVRAAADDVAYCIYTSGSTGNPKGVAVPHRGPVNLVRQYLRTRRSLRTLQWTSFGFDVHVQELFTALASGAALVVIGEDDRYDPDEVVAALTKYEVERLFMTFTPLTALLATMPEMPKLPALREIVAGGEAMVLTHGIKDFLAAHPECLLYNEYGPTEASVVTTIHQVDPAEDRPSIGRPIDGVVVRLLDEALRAVPVGAIGEIHLGGAAVAQGYLGRPDETEAAFVNDPAHPGGRLYRSRDLGRWRADGTLDYLGRVDDQVKIRGHRVEPGETEYVLADLAGVVDAVVVANTDPAGDTCLIGYVVLEDDDPAVLARLLLELTKELPIYLVPADLIPIEDLPLDASGKLDRARLPEPEWLKD; encoded by the coding sequence GTGAGCGGGATCGCGCGCGTGCTCGGCGCGGATGAGGCAGCTGCGGCCGTCGGGGACGCGGCGCAAGCGGGTTCTGTTGCTGGGGTGGATGGAGCGCAGGCGAGTTCTGCCGCGGGGGTGGCGGAGCGGTATCGGGATTCGCTGGCGGTGGTGCTGGATCTGACGGGGGAGCAGCTGGGGCTGGATCCGTACGACGTGACGGTGGATCACACGTTTGCCGAGTTGGGGGCGGATTCGCTGTCGATGTTGCGGGTGGTCGAGGAGGTTGGACAGCGGTTCGGCGTCGAGTTGGCCGTGAGTGAACTGTTCGACGAGTTGGACACACCGCACAAGCTGGCCTCGGCCGTTGCCTCGCGCAACCTTCCTGAGGGTGAGATCGATCCGTTCGACCTGCTGGCGCCCGCGGATTCTCCGGACCAGGCTGAGGCTTCGTATCGGGCGGCGGTGGCGGAATCCGTTGTGGTGAAGGACTCCCGGACGGCGCTGGCTGTGCTGGGGTCGGGGCTCGCGGAGCTCGCCGCGAAGGTCAGCGCGGCCGCGGCCGCGACCAGCGAGGCTGATCTGCCGGGTTCCGGAATGGCCGCGTTGATGTCGCAGCAACTGCGGGTTGCCGGTCAGTTGGTCGACGGCGTCACGAAGCTGATGCACGAACAGCTTGCCCTGCTCAACGAAACCACCCAGCCCAGTCCCAGCCAGACCACCGCAGCCGAGTCAACAACCGCCGGAAGGCAGGCGTCGGCGAAGGGTGCGGCGACGGAGAAGGATGCGGAGGCCGAAGCGGCTCGGGATGGGGCGGCGGAGGCCGAAGCGGCTCGGGGCGCAGCGGAGAAGGACTCTGCGGCAAAGAAGGCTGAAGCAGCTCGCAGCGCGGCCCGGGATTCGGCGGCGAAAGCAGAAGCGGCGCGGGATGCGGCGGAAGCTGAGGCGGCCAGGGGTGCTGCGAAGGCCAAGCAGGCTGCGGATCTGAAGTTCTGGCACGGAGTACTGGCTGGCGTGCAGCCCCTCGTACTACCCAGTGACAGGCCTCGGCCGGCTGCCAGCGCCGATGTCGCGACGGTAGAACTCGGCCTCGACGCGTCCCTCGGCGACGCGATCTTCGCGTTCAGCCGCGACCGCCGCGTCAGCCCGTTGATGACGATGCTCGCGGCCGTCGGCACCGTACTCGGCCGGTTCGCGGCCCAGGACGACATCACCATCGGCACCGCAGCACTTCGTGGCGCCGGCGCTCAGGAGTCTCGCGCGCTTCCGCTCCGCATGGACCTCTCCGGCGAACCGGATCTCGGCGACCTGGCCCAGCGGGTCCGCGAGATCACGATCGCCGCCTTCGATCACGCGACCGCCGACCTCGCAGTACTCGAGCAGGACCCGCTGTTTCAGGTCCTCGTCGAGTTCGAGCCCGGCGACGACGACCTGGCACCCGAGCTCGACCTGCGCCTCCGCCTCGCTCACCACGCCGGCGGCATCCGCTGTACTGCGGACTACCGGTCCGGCCTGTTCGACCAGGCAACCATCGAGCGCCTCCTGCACTACCTGGAAGCCGTACTCCGGCGCGCGATCACCGAGCCCCGGTTGAGCCTGCCCGAGCTGATGCTTCCGATCGAGCCCGATCGCAAGCTCCTCGCCGAGTTCGAAGGCGAGCCACCACCCGCCGAACCGTTCGGGCGGCTACGCCGGAACGCCGTCGTCGCCGGCGAACTCAGCGGCCTGCACACGCTCTTCGAGCAGCAGGTCGCCAGAACGCCGGACGCGATCGCCGTGATCCAGGGTGACCGGGAGCTCACGTACGCCGAATTGAACCGCCGATCGAACGCGGTCGCCTGGCAACTGGTTGACCTAGGCATCAAACCGGGTCAGCTGGTCGCAGTACGGGTTGCTCGTGGCGCTGAGTTGGTGGTCGCGGTACTCGCCGTGCTGAAGTCCGGTGCGGCCTACCTGCCGCTGGACCCCGGCGTACCGGAGTCGCGGTGGTCGTTCATGATCAACGACTCGGGCGCGGTGGCGCTGGTCGGTGACGATGCGGCGCTGGCCGATCGCCTCGGGTTGCGCCTGGTGCCGGTCGCTGCAGGCGACGCGGATCTGCGGGCGAAGCAGGCGCCGCCGGTGCGGGCCGCAGCCGATGACGTCGCTTACTGCATCTACACGTCGGGTTCGACCGGTAACCCGAAGGGCGTCGCGGTTCCGCATCGCGGCCCGGTCAACCTGGTCCGGCAGTATCTGCGGACTCGGCGATCGCTGCGCACGTTGCAGTGGACGTCGTTCGGCTTCGACGTTCACGTGCAGGAGTTGTTCACCGCGCTCGCGTCCGGCGCGGCGCTGGTGGTGATCGGCGAGGACGACCGGTACGACCCCGACGAGGTCGTCGCCGCGCTCACGAAGTACGAGGTCGAGCGGTTGTTCATGACCTTCACCCCGTTGACCGCGCTGCTGGCGACCATGCCGGAGATGCCGAAGCTGCCCGCGCTGCGGGAGATCGTCGCGGGTGGCGAGGCAATGGTGCTGACGCATGGAATCAAGGACTTCCTGGCGGCGCACCCGGAGTGCTTGCTCTACAACGAGTACGGGCCGACAGAGGCGTCGGTGGTGACCACGATCCACCAGGTCGACCCGGCCGAGGACAGGCCTTCGATCGGGCGACCCATCGACGGCGTCGTGGTCCGGTTGCTCGACGAGGCGCTTCGCGCGGTTCCGGTCGGCGCGATCGGTGAGATCCATCTGGGTGGCGCGGCCGTTGCTCAGGGCTACCTTGGCCGGCCGGACGAGACCGAGGCGGCGTTCGTCAACGACCCGGCGCATCCGGGCGGCCGGCTCTATCGCAGTCGCGACCTGGGGCGCTGGCGGGCCGACGGCACGCTGGACTACCTCGGCCGGGTCGACGACCAGGTGAAGATCCGTGGTCACCGAGTGGAGCCGGGCGAGACCGAATACGTGCTCGCCGACCTTGCCGGCGTGGTGGATGCCGTCGTGGTGGCCAACACGGACCCGGCCGGAGACACGTGCCTGATCGGGTACGTCGTACTCGAGGACGATGACCCCGCGGTACTGGCGCGGTTACTGCTCGAACTGACCAAGGAACTGCCGATCTACCTGGTCCCGGCCGACCTGATCCCGATCGAGGATCTCCCGCTGGACGCCAGCGGCAAGCTCGACCGAGCCCGGCTACCCGAGCCGGAGTGGCTCAAAGACTGA
- a CDS encoding ROK family protein gives MSDDALTVLGIDIGGTKMAAAIVSDDGRILRKDRIATPAGDADQVFAALGELIDRVRGDARPAAVGIGSAGPLDQEHGLVSPVNITGWRNFPLVDRVRDLAGDVPVRLGVDGHCFALGEFWTGAGRSVDSLLGIVVSTGVGAGLVLDGKPLLGQSGNAAHLGHMVVDLDGEACACGSYGCVETYASGPRMVARAKRRGWRTHEDVDAAVLSADAAAGNEIALAIFDDGAQALAAGIVATAVTVDLTTVVIGGGVAKAGPVLFDPVQRWVKRLAQLPFVADLTVEPAQLDNAGLIGAARLGWDALDPGSAGQSDIRVRSVPDSGNVPRLGQQSTVDATG, from the coding sequence ATGAGCGACGACGCATTGACCGTACTCGGCATCGACATCGGCGGCACCAAGATGGCCGCCGCGATCGTTTCCGACGATGGCCGGATCCTCCGCAAGGACCGGATCGCGACCCCGGCCGGGGACGCCGACCAGGTGTTCGCGGCGCTCGGTGAGCTGATCGATCGGGTCCGTGGCGACGCGAGGCCGGCGGCGGTGGGGATCGGATCCGCCGGACCGCTCGACCAGGAGCACGGATTGGTCTCGCCGGTGAACATCACCGGCTGGCGGAACTTTCCGTTGGTGGACCGGGTCCGGGACCTGGCCGGCGACGTACCGGTCCGGCTCGGGGTCGACGGGCACTGCTTCGCGCTGGGCGAGTTCTGGACCGGCGCCGGGCGCAGTGTCGACAGTCTGCTCGGCATCGTGGTCTCCACCGGCGTCGGTGCGGGTCTGGTGCTCGACGGGAAGCCGCTGCTCGGTCAGTCGGGCAACGCGGCACACCTTGGTCACATGGTGGTGGATCTCGATGGCGAAGCGTGTGCGTGCGGGTCGTACGGCTGCGTCGAGACGTACGCCAGCGGGCCCCGGATGGTGGCCCGGGCCAAGCGGCGCGGCTGGCGGACCCACGAGGACGTCGACGCGGCAGTACTGTCCGCCGACGCGGCCGCGGGCAACGAGATCGCGCTGGCGATCTTCGACGACGGGGCGCAGGCACTTGCCGCGGGCATCGTCGCGACCGCCGTCACTGTCGACCTGACCACGGTGGTGATCGGTGGCGGGGTGGCGAAGGCCGGACCCGTCCTTTTCGACCCGGTCCAGCGCTGGGTGAAGCGGCTCGCGCAGCTGCCGTTCGTCGCCGATCTGACCGTCGAACCGGCCCAACTCGACAACGCCGGCCTGATCGGCGCCGCCCGGCTCGGCTGGGACGCGCTCGATCCGGGCTCTGCCGGACAATCCGACATTCGAGTCCGTTCGGTTCCAGATTCCGGCAACGTTCCCAGATTGGGGCAACAATCCACGGTGGATGCCACCGGGTAG
- a CDS encoding DUF7158 domain-containing protein, with the protein MTATLQHGHGDDHSHSHIHLEHAPAEVMGYLNDRPVPRALLDERLATLRASDVACVLPRPDSREGRQLARWVAQVVLTEQLCIDELARREAVVPAAPARPLDVSTAIAVGSITAAALTASEPVRRLAALVSQDVRIPRAQLEYAADVLGEEPPDDPDVAVAHWHAELLDSARLESFARWLNAATHERVRLVHGLEHPGDSSQPDNLHRH; encoded by the coding sequence GTGACGGCCACTTTGCAGCACGGCCATGGCGATGATCACAGCCACAGCCACATCCACCTGGAGCACGCACCTGCAGAGGTAATGGGGTATCTGAACGACAGGCCCGTACCGCGCGCGCTGCTCGACGAACGCCTGGCGACCCTCCGCGCCAGTGACGTCGCCTGCGTGCTCCCGCGGCCGGACAGCCGGGAGGGCCGCCAACTGGCCCGCTGGGTCGCCCAGGTCGTCCTCACTGAGCAACTCTGCATCGACGAGCTGGCTCGCCGCGAGGCCGTAGTACCGGCGGCGCCGGCCAGGCCCTTGGACGTGTCCACCGCGATCGCCGTCGGGTCCATCACCGCTGCCGCCCTCACCGCTTCAGAGCCCGTACGCCGGTTGGCCGCGCTGGTCAGCCAGGACGTGCGGATCCCCCGCGCTCAGCTGGAGTACGCGGCAGACGTCCTCGGCGAAGAGCCACCGGACGACCCCGACGTCGCGGTCGCCCATTGGCACGCAGAGTTGCTGGACAGTGCCCGGCTGGAGTCGTTCGCGCGCTGGCTCAACGCGGCCACCCACGAACGGGTCCGGTTGGTGCACGGCCTCGAGCACCCGGGCGACAGCTCGCAACCTGACAATCTGCACCGGCACTGA
- a CDS encoding NEW3 domain-containing protein: MAATKNVLLPVGDDYSPPSTWITALHHDWADRYAWPKFVCGTTKHFMDRVRTELDETGRKPSPQSRDMNPIYTGKDVSYIDTKQAQRAAEVAAVDAEKLGTYADLLGLGRFAEASLDKVWRQLAYGAHHDAITGSESDQVYIDLLTGWREAHDLSDAARSASLEAFAARIDTSAFGSDVVVVTNTLSFTRTDLVSVSLTSEVPGGVPLASSDVRALTADGVEVPSVVEGGKLTFLAEDVPSLGWRTYQLTSGTAGSWGPAESADSVENEFFQLTVDPSRGGAVSSILDKRSGRQVLKGLGNELRVYEEYPDHPRFGEGPWHLTPSGPVVGSSEAPAKVLTQTGPLGSRVVSRGEVDGIAYESVITAYAGLDRIEFTTRILDHAQSDRLVRVKFPADVPGALPLSEVAGAVVGRGFGLIDVDSEQAPWTLDNPANTWFALGSTAQISLVDAEGNKIGTRPVAVAEIVVPDDTQPSDVRDLVVALARVGVTATTSLASGSRYGSLKVDSNLPDLRILVGTNPLTDSLLSASGAIGAGAAAGAGAGASRLTDAGASGTEGAGAAAVFVPAETALAVVWKPNADVRDVRAISALVLPDAAAVERAIAELGEARITAVVQGDGVIEEFVDATVALLTYGLPGFAVDATGALHASLLRSCSGWPAGIWIDPPRRSTPDGSSFQLQHWTHEFRYALTAGDGDWRAQKLPSRGQEFSSPLLAATTTTHDGLLPHAHSLLQVKPERDVLVSTLKPAGNPIAHGSGTASDPREGVTIRLIEATGLGATATVTSAVPITAACHADLLEHRGAPIEVADGNFIVDLAGSAVDTFVLDLATDVPAEPTILGQPAEIAQPSYSRYWLHNRGPAQMGFLPVSLSVSPTIARTGGKSFEMSLVIANQYVDSVAEGTLTLDLPPGWTSDQPDRRIQLEPGGYTRHNINVTPIADCEPGQYFVSARVVTQTDELAGGAGVQAVEDVVTVFVGDSPELTATIGFALPPSQLPEHGSGAVEGEPGRPTGLTVTPSTPDLRLTPGTTESLDLTFTNNTKSEIRAELQLASPYGTWPWLPEPVHAVVVPAKSSVVVSVPVVAPADATPAHAWVLPKVMWFGRAQYAPTVRLEIS, from the coding sequence GTGGCGGCGACCAAGAACGTGCTACTGCCCGTCGGTGACGACTACTCGCCGCCTAGCACCTGGATCACCGCACTGCACCACGACTGGGCGGACCGCTACGCGTGGCCGAAGTTCGTGTGCGGTACGACCAAGCACTTCATGGACCGGGTGCGGACGGAGCTGGACGAGACCGGCCGGAAGCCGTCGCCGCAGTCGCGGGACATGAACCCGATCTACACCGGCAAGGACGTCTCCTACATCGACACCAAGCAGGCCCAGCGTGCTGCTGAGGTCGCTGCTGTCGATGCCGAGAAGCTGGGCACGTACGCCGACCTACTGGGCCTCGGGCGGTTCGCAGAGGCCTCGCTGGACAAGGTGTGGCGACAGCTCGCGTACGGCGCCCACCACGACGCCATCACCGGCTCTGAGTCGGATCAGGTCTACATCGACCTCCTGACCGGCTGGCGTGAGGCGCACGATCTCTCGGACGCGGCCCGGTCGGCTTCGCTGGAAGCCTTCGCCGCGCGGATCGACACGAGCGCCTTCGGCTCGGACGTCGTGGTCGTCACCAACACGCTGTCCTTCACCCGCACCGACCTCGTTTCCGTTTCGCTTACGTCCGAAGTACCGGGGGGCGTGCCCCTCGCCTCTTCGGACGTAAGGGCTTTGACGGCGGATGGCGTCGAGGTGCCATCGGTGGTGGAGGGCGGGAAGCTGACCTTCCTCGCCGAGGACGTGCCCTCGCTGGGCTGGCGGACCTACCAACTGACCTCCGGTACTGCGGGGTCGTGGGGGCCGGCCGAATCGGCCGACTCGGTCGAGAACGAGTTCTTCCAGCTGACCGTCGACCCTTCGCGTGGTGGCGCGGTCAGCTCGATCCTCGACAAGCGGTCCGGGCGCCAGGTGCTGAAGGGCCTCGGCAACGAGCTCCGCGTCTACGAGGAGTACCCGGACCACCCGCGGTTCGGTGAAGGGCCGTGGCACCTCACTCCGTCCGGACCGGTTGTCGGCTCCTCCGAGGCGCCCGCGAAGGTGCTCACCCAGACCGGGCCGCTGGGCAGCCGGGTTGTGAGCCGCGGCGAGGTGGACGGGATCGCGTACGAGTCCGTGATCACCGCGTACGCCGGGCTCGACCGGATCGAGTTCACCACCAGGATCCTCGACCACGCGCAGTCGGACCGGCTGGTGCGGGTGAAGTTCCCCGCGGATGTGCCGGGCGCGTTGCCGTTGAGCGAGGTGGCCGGTGCGGTCGTCGGTCGCGGCTTCGGATTGATCGACGTGGACAGCGAGCAAGCCCCTTGGACGCTGGACAATCCGGCGAACACGTGGTTCGCCCTCGGCTCCACTGCACAGATCTCCCTAGTCGATGCCGAAGGCAACAAGATCGGTACTCGCCCGGTGGCCGTCGCCGAGATCGTCGTACCGGACGACACCCAGCCTTCCGACGTCCGCGACCTGGTAGTAGCCCTCGCCCGGGTCGGCGTAACAGCCACCACCTCCCTCGCCAGCGGCTCCCGCTACGGCAGCCTCAAGGTCGACTCCAACCTCCCCGACCTCCGCATCCTGGTGGGCACCAACCCCCTCACCGACTCCCTGCTGAGCGCGAGCGGCGCCATAGGCGCCGGGGCTGCGGCGGGGGCGGGGGCGGGGGCGAGCAGGCTCACTGACGCGGGAGCGAGCGGCACCGAAGGCGCTGGAGCTGCGGCGGTCTTTGTGCCGGCGGAGACGGCGCTTGCTGTGGTGTGGAAGCCGAATGCGGATGTGCGAGATGTGCGGGCGATTTCGGCGCTGGTGCTGCCGGACGCCGCTGCTGTGGAGCGGGCTATCGCGGAGTTGGGCGAGGCTCGGATCACCGCGGTCGTGCAGGGCGACGGAGTGATCGAGGAGTTCGTCGACGCGACGGTTGCCTTGCTGACCTACGGCCTGCCTGGCTTTGCGGTTGACGCGACCGGCGCCCTTCACGCATCGCTGCTGCGGTCCTGCAGCGGCTGGCCGGCAGGGATTTGGATCGACCCACCGCGGCGATCGACACCCGACGGATCCTCGTTCCAGCTGCAGCACTGGACGCACGAATTCCGCTACGCGCTGACAGCAGGCGACGGCGACTGGCGTGCCCAGAAGCTCCCGTCACGCGGCCAGGAATTCTCCTCTCCGTTGCTCGCAGCAACCACCACCACCCACGACGGCCTACTTCCGCACGCTCATTCCTTGCTGCAAGTCAAGCCTGAGCGAGACGTCCTGGTATCGACCCTGAAGCCGGCCGGAAACCCGATCGCCCACGGCTCCGGTACGGCATCCGACCCACGCGAAGGCGTCACCATCCGCCTGATCGAGGCCACCGGCCTGGGCGCCACCGCCACAGTCACCTCCGCCGTTCCGATCACCGCCGCCTGCCACGCGGACCTACTCGAACACCGCGGCGCTCCGATAGAGGTTGCTGACGGCAACTTCATCGTGGACCTGGCCGGATCCGCGGTCGACACCTTCGTCCTCGACCTCGCCACCGACGTACCGGCCGAGCCCACGATTCTCGGCCAGCCCGCCGAGATCGCCCAGCCGTCGTACTCGCGCTACTGGCTGCACAACCGCGGCCCGGCCCAGATGGGCTTCCTCCCCGTCAGCCTCTCGGTCTCCCCCACCATCGCTCGAACCGGCGGCAAGAGCTTCGAGATGTCGTTGGTGATCGCCAACCAGTATGTCGATTCCGTTGCCGAGGGCACCCTCACCCTCGACCTCCCACCGGGGTGGACCTCGGACCAGCCGGACCGGCGGATCCAGCTGGAGCCCGGCGGCTACACTCGCCACAACATCAACGTCACCCCGATCGCCGACTGCGAGCCAGGCCAGTACTTCGTATCGGCTCGCGTCGTCACTCAAACGGACGAGCTGGCCGGCGGCGCCGGAGTACAGGCTGTTGAGGACGTCGTCACAGTGTTCGTCGGCGACAGCCCCGAGCTGACGGCCACGATCGGGTTCGCGCTGCCACCCTCCCAGCTGCCGGAGCACGGATCCGGCGCCGTCGAGGGCGAACCGGGACGGCCAACCGGTCTGACTGTGACGCCTTCGACCCCGGACCTCCGGTTGACGCCCGGCACCACGGAATCGCTGGACCTGACCTTCACGAACAACACCAAGTCGGAGATTCGGGCCGAGCTACAGCTCGCCTCGCCGTACGGGACCTGGCCCTGGCTGCCCGAGCCGGTGCACGCGGTCGTAGTACCGGCCAAGTCGTCCGTGGTGGTCTCAGTTCCGGTCGTGGCGCCAGCTGATGCCACGCCGGCGCACGCCTGGGTGCTGCCGAAGGTGATGTGGTTCGGACGAGCGCAGTACGCACCGACCGTGCGGCTGGAGATCTCGTGA
- the nagZ gene encoding beta-N-acetylhexosaminidase, which yields MSEQLKTSPALPPQSVARDAAGALIVGFNGTTAPDDLRRAVAAGLGAVILFTRNVVDADQVAALTAALRSERSDLLIAIDHEGGEFSHLAPANPWPLASPRSLGELDDLDLTRSSARDAAATLASLGIDLMLAPSVDVNSNPANPVISTRSFGTTAAVVSRHGVAFLAGVREAGIAGCPKHFPGHGDVAVDSHLALPRVDRSIEQVTAVELAPFKATIDAGADVIMSAHIVFSAYDDQPATLSRRILHGLLREELGFTGVITTDALEMQAITATRSIEDATIASVRAGADLAMIAIGEADPQALTAHLVDAVSNGTLDAARLADAAGRVRSLAASLATRKRGAGLDGAPIREVAARTVARQEIPALGGSPYVVDLAQGLHPAWNPYFSGLPEVFARIAPDSDGVVLRGEDEAALAAAQNAAIGRPLVVALQDAVRTPWMRAALDHLLQCHEGDVFVLCTGIPEDRAIVPAAVPAAVTYGRNLVVLEQVAKSLTRQP from the coding sequence ATGAGCGAACAGCTGAAGACCTCACCCGCCCTGCCGCCCCAGTCGGTGGCTCGTGACGCTGCCGGCGCGCTGATCGTGGGGTTCAACGGGACGACTGCCCCTGACGACCTTCGCCGTGCCGTCGCGGCCGGGCTCGGGGCCGTCATCCTGTTCACCCGCAACGTCGTCGACGCCGACCAGGTCGCCGCGCTGACTGCCGCGCTGCGCTCGGAGCGCTCCGATCTGCTGATCGCCATCGACCACGAGGGTGGCGAGTTCAGCCACCTCGCTCCCGCGAACCCCTGGCCGCTGGCCTCGCCGCGGTCGCTCGGTGAACTCGACGACCTCGATCTGACCCGCTCCTCGGCCCGCGACGCGGCGGCCACCCTCGCCTCCCTCGGCATCGACCTGATGCTCGCGCCGTCGGTCGACGTGAACAGCAACCCGGCCAACCCGGTGATCTCGACGCGCTCCTTCGGTACGACGGCAGCGGTCGTCTCCCGGCACGGCGTGGCGTTCCTGGCGGGTGTCCGCGAGGCCGGGATCGCCGGCTGCCCGAAGCACTTCCCGGGTCACGGCGACGTCGCCGTCGACTCGCACCTCGCGCTGCCGCGGGTGGATCGGTCGATCGAGCAGGTGACCGCGGTCGAGCTGGCGCCGTTCAAGGCCACTATCGACGCCGGCGCCGATGTGATCATGAGCGCCCACATCGTCTTCTCGGCGTACGACGACCAGCCGGCCACGCTGTCCCGCCGGATCCTGCACGGCCTGCTCCGCGAGGAACTCGGCTTCACCGGCGTGATCACCACCGACGCCCTGGAGATGCAGGCGATCACCGCGACCCGGTCGATCGAGGACGCCACCATCGCGTCGGTCCGGGCCGGCGCGGACCTGGCGATGATCGCGATCGGCGAAGCGGATCCGCAGGCGCTGACCGCCCACCTGGTCGATGCCGTCAGCAACGGAACCCTCGACGCCGCCCGCCTCGCGGACGCGGCCGGCCGAGTCCGTTCCCTTGCCGCTTCGCTGGCGACCCGCAAGCGCGGTGCCGGCCTCGACGGCGCACCCATCCGCGAGGTCGCCGCCCGGACGGTCGCTCGCCAGGAGATCCCCGCGCTAGGCGGTTCGCCGTACGTTGTAGACCTGGCGCAGGGCCTGCACCCGGCCTGGAACCCCTACTTCAGCGGCCTCCCCGAGGTCTTCGCCCGAATCGCTCCCGACTCGGACGGAGTAGTTCTCCGCGGCGAGGACGAGGCAGCCCTGGCGGCAGCCCAGAACGCCGCCATCGGCCGCCCCCTCGTGGTCGCCCTCCAGGACGCAGTCCGCACCCCGTGGATGCGCGCCGCCCTCGACCACCTCCTCCAATGCCACGAAGGCGACGTCTTCGTTCTCTGCACCGGCATCCCCGAAGACCGCGCCATAGTCCCAGCCGCAGTCCCCGCAGCCGTAACCTACGGCCGCAACTTGGTGGTCCTGGAACAGGTAGCCAAGTCCCTCACCCGCCAGCCCTGA
- a CDS encoding ROK family protein, producing MTKTSAATPPLLRRVNAGKLLGVLSSAGVMTGTGLIEATGLTRATVHAVCNDLIAMGWVVELDPGRDDSVVGRPSRRFEFNSQAGYVLGIDVGAAKTTVLLADLRGETVAKAGRSFQSSTSPAERTSHVHEAVVEALSIAGVTDAEVLAAGVGVAAPVDRDGNILVDDEFWRQFDTGLTSRLTSLHGWPVLLENDANLATLGEHWRGEGRGVDDLVVLLAGERFGSGLMDSGRLLHGSRGGAGEMVYLKLVEGVGDTHGIARIAREQGTSAVADLSVQTCLRDLPGPITAELVFQAAATGDKVALGILHDVATRTARVVATLGIIFNPALVVIGGAVAPAANSLLPQIEAELSTFTTTPPRVTTSSLGDAIVGVGAVRHALNYVETHALDLQLKARR from the coding sequence ATGACGAAGACGTCGGCGGCCACGCCGCCGCTGCTGCGCAGGGTGAACGCCGGCAAGCTGCTCGGCGTCTTGTCCAGCGCTGGCGTGATGACAGGAACAGGCCTGATCGAGGCCACCGGACTGACCCGCGCGACGGTGCATGCCGTCTGCAACGACCTGATCGCGATGGGCTGGGTGGTCGAGTTGGACCCCGGCCGCGACGACAGCGTGGTAGGCCGGCCGTCACGGCGGTTCGAGTTCAACAGCCAGGCTGGCTATGTGCTGGGCATCGATGTGGGCGCGGCGAAGACGACGGTGCTGCTGGCGGATCTGCGCGGGGAGACGGTGGCGAAGGCCGGGCGCTCGTTCCAGTCCTCTACCTCGCCGGCCGAGCGGACTTCGCATGTGCACGAGGCTGTCGTAGAAGCTCTCTCGATTGCGGGGGTCACCGACGCCGAAGTACTGGCGGCCGGCGTCGGCGTCGCGGCGCCGGTGGACCGCGACGGCAATATCCTGGTCGACGACGAGTTCTGGCGGCAGTTCGATACCGGGCTGACCAGCCGGCTGACTTCCTTGCACGGCTGGCCGGTGTTGCTCGAGAACGACGCGAATCTGGCCACGCTCGGTGAACACTGGCGAGGCGAGGGCCGCGGGGTCGACGACCTCGTCGTACTGCTGGCCGGCGAACGTTTCGGCTCCGGGCTGATGGACTCCGGGCGACTCTTGCACGGCAGTCGCGGCGGCGCCGGCGAGATGGTCTACCTCAAGCTCGTCGAAGGCGTCGGCGACACCCACGGCATCGCCCGCATCGCCCGCGAACAAGGCACTTCCGCAGTTGCCGACCTCTCCGTTCAGACCTGCCTGCGGGACCTGCCCGGACCGATCACCGCCGAACTCGTCTTCCAAGCGGCCGCCACTGGTGACAAAGTTGCCCTAGGCATCCTTCACGACGTCGCCACCCGAACCGCCCGCGTCGTCGCCACCCTCGGCATCATCTTCAACCCCGCCCTGGTAGTCATCGGCGGCGCCGTCGCCCCCGCCGCAAACTCCCTCCTCCCCCAGATCGAAGCCGAGCTCTCCACCTTCACCACCACCCCACCCCGGGTCACCACCTCGTCCCTGGGCGACGCCATCGTCGGCGTAGGCGCAGTACGCCACGCCCTCAACTACGTAGAAACCCACGCCCTCGACCTGCAACTCAAAGCCCGCCGCTGA